The sequence AACTACGACTCAAAGAATCGTTCAGACTACCAAGTGTGCCCCTTCGCAGCAAAATCCAGATGGATCTTGCGGATATGTCTACGAAAAACCGGAGCAAAGTTTCACATTACCTCAAAAAGTATCCACCACTCGTCCAACTACTACTACAGCCAGAACAACTACAAGAAGAACAACTCCATCCCAAGAATATCTTCCTCCGTCAACTACAGCCAGAACAACCACACGCCCACCCACAACCACTACTAGGCGCACTACAACTACTACTCGACCGACAACCACAACTCGTCCAACGACAACAACTCGAAAAGTTATCACGACGACCAATTGTCCGGCTTCACAACAGAACCCAGATGGATCATGTGGATACGTTTATGAGAAACCAGAACAGAGCTTCACGTTACCCCAGAAAGTGTCTACAGCTCGTCCTACCACTACAACAGCTAGAACTACAACCCGACGTACAACTCCCTCGCAGGAATATCTACCCCCGTCTACTACAGCAagaaccactacaactactagACGAACTACCACTACTACCAGGCCGACGACAACCACAACTAGGCCAACTACGACTCGAAGAATAGTCACCACCGAAAGGGTAAAACCAACAACCAAGTGTCCACCATCGCAACAGAATCCCGATGGATCTTGTGGATATTTCTATGAGAAACCCGAACAAAGCTTTACACTGCCACAGAAGGTTTCAACTACtcgaccaacaacaacaacccgaAGGACGACTCCATCGCAAGAATATCTACCGCCTAGTACAGCGAGAACTACAACACGACCGCCAGTAATCACAACTACTACCAGGCGAACAACGACCACTACGCGACCGACAACTACAACCACCAGACGAACAACGACTACCACTACCCGTCCGACAACCACAACGCAGAGGCAAATACAGACAACCAAGTGTGCCCCATCGCAACAGAATCCGGATGGTTCTTGTGGTTACGTTTATGAAAAACCAGAACAAAGTTTTACCCTTCCGCAGAAAGTCTCCACTACTAGGcctacgacgacgacgacgccgaGAACCACAACCACCACCAGAACTACAACACGACGAACAACTCCATCGCAGGAGTATTTACCTCCATCcacaacggctcgaacaactacAAGGCCTACCACTACTACCACTAGGGTAAGCCTTTAACTTCAACATTTCCCTGAATAAATCGTTTGATTAAGATGTATGGCCATTCTTAGCCCACAACCACTACACgtcaaacaacaacaacaacaacgcgaCGGTCACCTCCAACCAGCCAGTGTCCACCGTCTCAACAGAATCCTGACGGTTCCTGTGGATATTTCTACGAGAAACCAGAAAACAGTTTCACACTTCCGAACCGGGTGAGCACCACGAGACCAACTACCACTCGCTCCACAACACGTAGAACAACTCCTTCACAGGAGTATCTTCCACCTTCTACCACAGCTAGAACCACTACAAGGCCAACCACAACGACTACCAGGGTAAATGTCGAAATACTATTTATACACTAATCACTATTTTTAACTAATGTTTTCTCCAGCGAACAACTACTACAACAAGACCAACGACGACAACACGACGCACCACTCCATCTCAGGAGTATCTTCCGCCTTCAACAACGCCTCGTGCAACAACGACAAGGCCACCCACTACAACCACTCGGGTAagaaaaatgtaatgaaaacttctcGTCGTTCAGATTACAGTAGTTTAACATTTGCAGAGGACCACCACCACTACGACCAGACCTACAACTACTACACCCCGTAGAACAACACCAGCTCAAGAGTATCTACCGCCAAGTACAACACCACGGCAAACAACCACTCGTCCAACAACCACTACAACTCAAGTAAGCCGCTTACAGCAACCGAACACTAATGAATTTTCTATAACCTGATTTCTTTTTTGTAGCGAACGACGACAACCACTCGTCCAACAACGACAATCGCACGACGAACAACACCATCTCAGGAATATCTACCTCCGAGTACGACGGCTAGAACCACGACCACACCGCCTACCACTAC comes from Malaya genurostris strain Urasoe2022 chromosome 3, Malgen_1.1, whole genome shotgun sequence and encodes:
- the LOC131435229 gene encoding mucin-2-like — encoded protein: MKRAILILCTLLATAKADISTILRGGNSQNDIGFDGYHYDKPKIPFETPVRPSPPSPPPSPTTEKKCATSAANPDGSCGYDYPKPTQSFTLPPRPPSTTTTRPTTTTTRRTTPPVEYLPPSTTRRTTIPTRPPTTTTTTTRRPPTTTRGPECPPSSRNPDGSCGYSYPKPDQSFELPQRETTTTTRKPTTATTRRTTPSQEYLPPTTTTRRTTTTTRPTTTTTRTTTTTRPTTTTTRRTTTTTRASTTSGCSPGERNPDGSCGYVYQKPQQSFTVPQKVSTTRPTTTTTRLTTRRTTPSQEYLPPSTTTRTTTTTRRTTTTTRTTTTPRPTTTTSRVIQTTKCPASEQNPDGSCGYVYEKPEQSFTLPQRVTTTTKATTRPTATTRRTTPSQEYLPASTTGRTTQRPTTTTTRRTTTTTRPTTTTTRRTTTTTRPTTTTQRLTTTQRIVQTTKCAPSQQNPDGSCGYVYEKPEQSFTLPQKVSTTRPTTTTARTTTRRTTPSQEYLPPSTTARTTTRPPTTTTRRTTTTTRPTTTTRPTTTTRKVITTTNCPASQQNPDGSCGYVYEKPEQSFTLPQKVSTARPTTTTARTTTRRTTPSQEYLPPSTTARTTTTTRRTTTTTRPTTTTTRPTTTRRIVTTERVKPTTKCPPSQQNPDGSCGYFYEKPEQSFTLPQKVSTTRPTTTTRRTTPSQEYLPPSTARTTTRPPVITTTTRRTTTTTRPTTTTTRRTTTTTTRPTTTTQRQIQTTKCAPSQQNPDGSCGYVYEKPEQSFTLPQKVSTTRPTTTTTPRTTTTTRTTTRRTTPSQEYLPPSTTARTTTRPTTTTTRPTTTTRQTTTTTTRRSPPTSQCPPSQQNPDGSCGYFYEKPENSFTLPNRVSTTRPTTTRSTTRRTTPSQEYLPPSTTARTTTRPTTTTTRRTTTTTRPTTTTRRTTPSQEYLPPSTTPRATTTRPPTTTTRRTTTTTTRPTTTTPRRTTPAQEYLPPSTTPRQTTTRPTTTTTQRTTTTTRPTTTIARRTTPSQEYLPPSTTARTTTTPPTTTTTTRRTTTRPFVSTTTEKKCATGTLNPDGSCGYPKPPTTSAPEYLPPEQSTGYSYPKPAIPFNF